The following proteins are encoded in a genomic region of Mycobacterium sp. 155:
- a CDS encoding HPr family phosphocarrier protein, which translates to MPSKTVIVGSAIGLHARPAAVIAEAVVNAGVPVTLSVDGGEPVDAGSALMIMTLGAGNGASVTVESDDADALATVAGLVEQDLDA; encoded by the coding sequence ATGCCCAGCAAGACCGTCATCGTCGGCTCCGCCATCGGCCTGCACGCTCGGCCCGCCGCCGTCATCGCCGAAGCCGTCGTCAACGCCGGTGTACCCGTGACTCTTTCGGTCGACGGCGGCGAGCCGGTGGACGCCGGATCCGCCCTGATGATCATGACCCTCGGCGCCGGCAACGGAGCATCGGTCACCGTCGAATCCGACGACGCCGACGCTCTCGCCACTGTCGCCGGCCTCGTGGAGCAAGACCTCGACGCGTAA